The nucleotide sequence CTTCGCGTCGATCTTCGCCCGGAGCTTCACCGCCGGCGTCGCGTCATCATCCTCCGTACGCTCCGGGCGACCGATCGTCTTCCCGTTCGCCGGACTCGGGGGTGGGGACGAGCTCTGCGGCGGGGAGGGGCCGCCCACCGTGGAATGGGACGGCTGCCTCGCCCCGGGCGGCGTTTTCTGGATCTCGCGGGCCTTCTTCCTGTATTTCGCAGGGATGGCCGAGGGATCGTCGGTGAAGTGGATCACGCCGTTTTCGTCTTCCCAGCGGTAGATGTCGGCATTGGCGGGCAGGACGAGGAGCGCGGAGAAGGCGAGCATGCCCAGGAGCAGCCAGAGAGACAGGATCGCCGGTGCCGAAGGACGTTTCTTCCGCTTCATTTTCTCATAGTACAATAATAAATACTGCACGGGCAACGGAAGGGGTGGAGATTGGGCGGCGACGCGGCGGTGAAGGCGTGCATCCTCCTGTTCCTCGCCATCTTCTCGTGGCCTTTCCTCGGCGTCCTGGACCTTCCCGCGACCTTCCTCGGCGTCCCGTCGTTTCCGGCCGGGGTCTTCCTCTTCTGGGCGGTCCTCGTGTACGCCCTCTTCGCCGCCAGCCGCCGCGCGGGGGAGTAGGCGGATGCCCGGACCGCTGTTCGAGGGGAGCTTCGTCCTCGCCGTAGTGACTGGGTACCTCCTCCTGCTGTTCGGGATCGGGTACCTCGGGGAGCGGAAGTTCGACGCGCTGCGCGCCCGCGGGCTCGACCGGTACGTCTACGTTTTTTCCGCCGGGGTCTACTGCACCTCCTGGACGTTCTACGGCTGCATCGGGAACGCGGCGCAGACCGGCCCTTCTTTTCTCGCCCTCTTCATCGGCCCCTCGGTCTTCGCGCTGTCGTGGTGGACGGTGTTGCGAAAGCTGGTCAGGTTCTGCCGCACCCACAACGTGACCTCGGTCCCCGACCTCCTGAGCGTTCGGTACGGCGGGACGCCGTGGCTGGGGGCCCTCGCGACCCTCCTCCTCGTCATCGGCAGCGTGCCGTACATCTCCCTTCAGTTGCGCGCCGTCGCCATCTCCTACGACACGATCGTCGGTTCCCCGGGAGGCGGCATGGCCGCCGTTGGCCCGATGCTCCTGGTTGCCCTGTTCCTCGCTGCGTTCGCCCTCATCTTCGGCGGGCGGTACCTGGACTTCACCCGGCCGCAGGGAGGCGTTCTCACCGCGGTGGCGACCGAATCCGTGATCAAGCTCGTGCTCCTCCTCGCGGCGGGAGTGTTCGTCTGCTACGGGGTGTTCGACGGGATGGGGGAGATCTACTCCCGGGTCCTGGCCAACCCGGAATGGAAGAAACTGACGGGATTGTCGGACCCGGCGGGAAACGGATACGCCCGATGGACGGCCTATTTCGCTATCGCCGTGATCGACGTCTTCCTGCTGCCGCGCCAGTTCCACTTGTTCGTCGTGCAGAACGGCGACGAGTCCCACATCAAGACGGCGATGTGGATGTTCCCTTTGTACCTGCTCCTCATCAACCTCTTCATCATCCCGATCGCGTTCGGGGGGCTGCTCCTGGGCCTTCCCGCCGCCGCGGGCGACAAGTTCATCCTCGCCATCCCGATGCTCGCGGGGAACCGGGCGATGAGCCTCCTCGTCTTCCTCGGCGGATTTTCCGCCGCAACGGCGATGATCGTCGTCTCCTCGGTGGCGCTGGGAAAGATGGTGGCGAACAACCTGGTCATCCCGGGGATCCTGTGGGCCCGGAAGGGATTCCACGGCTACGGGTACCTGCTCGCGGCCACGCGCGCCTCGATGCTCGCCGTCATCCTCCTCGGGTACCTGTACGCACGCCTGATGTCGTACAACGCGGCGCTGATGGAGATCGGCATCATCTCCTTCGTCGCCGTCGCGCAGTTCGGCCCGGCGGTCTTCGGGGGGCTGTACTGGAAGGGGGGGACCGCCGGCGGCGCGGTCCTCGGCATCTGCGCCGGGTTCGCCGCCTGGTTCTATACGATGATCCTTCCCGCGGCGGTGAAGGCCGGCTTCCTCGATCCGGAGGTCCTCACGCATGGGCCCCTCGGCGTCGCGCTCCTTCGGCCCACGGACTTTCTGGGCGCAGGAATCGGCGACCCGGTGGGGAACGCCGTCTTCTGGAGCCTCTTCCTGAACCTGATCGGGTTCGTCGCCGGTTCCCTGCTCATCGTTCCGCGCCTCGCGCGGGTACGGGAGGAGGGCCCGCGATCCGAAGCAAAGGAGATCGGCCCGCGCAACGCAGTGCCGGACGCCGGGGCGCACTACCCGTCCCTCGAGGACATCGAGGCGGTGGTGACCCGGTACGCCGGCCGGGAGAAGGAGAGGGAAGTCGGGGAAGTGGTCCGCGAGATCCGGGAGATCAAGAGCCGGGGGGAGACCCGCGAGGCGGTCATCCGCCAGATGGAGCTGCCGGTGCGTCTCGAACGGATCCTCACCGGTTCCATCGGGGCGATCGCGGCGCGCAACGTCCTGCGGGACATGCTCCCCATCACCCTCGCCGACGCGAAGACGCTGGTCGCGTCGTTCCGGGAGATGGAAAAGGACCTGGCGACCACGCGCGAGACGGTCTCCCACAAGGAGGAGGAGATCCTCGCCCGCGAGCGGCTGCTGGCGAGCGTCGTGCACAGCATCGACGACGGGATCGTGGCGTTCGACGCGCAAGGGAGGATCACCGCGGTGAACGAGGGGTCGTGCCGCTTGTTTCGTCGGACGGAAAGCGCCATGATCGGGGGGGAGTTCCAGCTCCTCATCCGGGACACCCCGTACCGGGAGAAACAACGGATCGTCGCGCGGGCGACCTATCGGACCGGGCACTGGCGCGGAGAGGTGGACATCGTGCGCGGCGACGGCACGCACGCCCCGGGGCTCGCCTCCACCGCCCGGATCACCGACAAGGGGGGCGGCGCGGCCGGTTTCGTCGCCTCGTTCAAGGACCTGACCGAGCTGAAGGCGATGCAGAACAAGATGATCCAGAGCGAGAAGCTGGCCTCCCTCGGGCAGATGGCGGCGGGAGTCGCCCACGAGATCCGCACCCCGCTGGGGTCGATCAAGATGAGCACGCGGCTGCTCGGGGACGGGGACGGCGGCGCCGAGTCCGCGGAGGTGATCGGCACGATCCGGGAGGCGGTCTCCTCGATGGAGGTGATCGTCAACGAGCTGCTCGAGTACACCCGCGAGATCGCGCTGCACCTGGATGAATACGACCTCGTCAAGATCACCCGCTCGGCGATCTTCGGTCTGGAGGAAGAGGCCGGACGCAAGGGCGTCTCCGTGACCGTATCGTCGCCCCCGGGCCCGTGCACGGCCCTGGTCGACGGGGTCCGTGTGAAGCAGGTGCTGACGAACGTCGTGAAAAACGCGGTCGAAGCGGCCCCGGACCGGGACGGCAAGGTGCTCGTCACGCTTTCGGAGCGGGACGGCGGCGTCCGGATCACGGTGGCGGACAACGGCCCCGGGATGACCGGCGAGGAGCTGGGGAAAGTCTTCCAGCCGTTCTACACGAACAAGGCGCAGGGGGTGGGGCTGGGGATGCCGATCGTGAAGCGTCTCGTGGAAATGCACGGCGGCGAGGTGCGGATCGACTCCGGCAGCGGGAGGGGGACGACGGTCTCCGTGGACCTGCCGCGGTATCCGTTCGCCGGCACGGGAGGGGGGCAATGAAGCGGAAAATCCTCCTGGTGGATGACGAGGAGATCTTCCTCCGCCCCCTCTCGCGCACGATCGTCGCCGCCGGGTTTCTCGTGGACACGGCGGGAACTGCCACCGAGGCGCGGGAGAAACTGAAAAACGGCGAGTTCGACCTCGTCATCAGCGACGTCCGGATGCCGGGGATGGACGGGATCGCCTTCACCCGCGCGTTGCGGGAGGAGTTCGGCGACCTCCCCGTGATCCTGATGACCGCCTACGGCAGCATCCGGACCGCCGTCGACGCGATGAAGGCCGGGGCGCAGGATTACCTGCTCAAGCCGTTCGAACCGGACGAGATCCTCCTCCACATCCATCGGATCCTTGAGATCCAGGACCTGCGGGCCGCGGACCGGTTCCGGACGGCGCGCAACCAGGAGACGTTCGACCTGCGCAAGACGCTCGTCTTCGAGAGCCCGGTGATGAGGCGGCTCCAGCGGGAGATGACGGGCGTCCTGCCGCTGGACACCACGATTCTCCTGACCGGCGAGACGGGGACGGGGAAGCAGCTGATCGCCCGGGCGATCCACTACAACGGTCCCCGGCGCGACGGGCCGCTGATCGAGGTCAACTGCGCCGCCATCCCCGAAACGCTCTTCGAGACGGAGCTGTTCGGCCACGCCCGCGGGGCGTTCACAGGCGCCGTCACCGACCGGAAGGGGATGTTCCAGCTCGCCCACGGGGGCACGCTCTTCCTCGACGAGATCGGCGAGATGCCGCTGTCGCTGCAGCCGAAGCTGCTCACGGCGATCCAGGAGAAGAAGTTCCTCCGCGTCGGGGGAACCCGGCAGATCGACGTCGACGTCCGGATCATCGCCGCCACGAACAAGTCCCTCGAGGAGGAGGTCGCCGCGGGTCGCTTCCGAAAGGACCTCTTCTTCCGTCTCTCGGTCTTCCCGATCCGCGTCCCCCCGTTGCGGGAACGACCCGAAGACCTCCCGGTCCTCGCGGACTTCTTCCTTCGACGATTCGCCCGCAAATGCGGGAAGGAGATCGGTCCACTGTCGGAGGACGACATTGCCGCGCTCCGGGCGTACGATTGGCCGGGGAACGTGAGGGAACTCGAGAATTTCATCGAGCGCGCCGTCATCCGGGCGGGGGGGGATCGGGCCGAAATTGCGTCGACGCTGGGGCAATCGACCCAGGAGCCTGCCGATGAGGGGGATTTGGCTCCCTTCCATCCGGATCTTCCGTTCCGCGACGCGAAGGAGCGCGTGGTGTCGGCGTTCGAAAAGCGGTACATCGAGGAAATCCTGCGGCGTGCCGAGGGGAAGCTGACCGAAGCCGCCCGCATCGCCGGGATGGACAACAAGAACTTTTCCGAGAAGATGAAGCGGTACGGCGTCACCCTCGACGCGTTTAAAACGTACCCCCCTGCCTGATTTCAATTACGTAATCAATCTTTCCAAGTTGCCAGAATCTGTCGAATTATCTTCCTCCAGTAATAGTTACTGATTATAAATAAGTCTTATATATCAAACTGTTTCATCCACCAAGACTGTGTTTCCTTTCGCCCAACCCCACGGCACGCAAGTTGATATGTATCTGCGTGACGTACCTGAAGTAAGAATTCGAAGAGGCAGGCGCGGGGGAGGGAATACTGATGAAGCGGAACGCTGCGACGTGCATGCTCCTTGGAGGATTCGCGGTGGCCCTTCTTCTTGCCGGGTGCGGTGGCGGCGGTGGCGGTTCCACGGTGGGGGAGGCGCCGGGCGTCCCCCCTGCAGGCCCTGTCACGGTCCTGACCTGGGATCCCCCTGCAACCTTCTCTGACAATGAACCCGTGGATCCGTATCGGGATATCGACCATTACGAGGTCTACGCCCGTGAAGATGCAAATTTCGCCAATTCCGATCTTCCGGTGATGGTCATCCCCGCTATGACCAGCGTCGATTCCACCCGTGCGCCGTCTACTGGTGCCATTAAAAAAGGGAGGAAACCGAATTCGGAGTTCATCCTGGAAAACCTGAATCCGTACATCTCCAATGTGAAACGACAATACGTGTCCCTGAAAGCGGTGGGGGTCGATGGGCAGAAGTCCGCATTCATGCCCCCGGTCGCCTGGGACAGGACGTAAGGTGAGAGCGTTCATCATTAAGAAATCCCGCGCGGTCCTACTTGCCTGTCTCGCATCGGCTCTGGCGCTGCCCGGTCTGTCGAATGCGGAAACCCGGACCCTCACCTGGAATGCCGTTTCTACATACAGTGACGGCACTCCGATCGAGTCGAACGTGTACATCACGTACAACATGTATTGGTCCTCGGACGCGGGGTTGAGCCCCGGTTCGCTCAACCCCTTGGTATCGTCCGCGGTCCAAACCACGTACACCTTCGACCCGGATCTTGTCGGGATGCCTCGCGGCACGACGTTCTATCTCACGGGAGAGACGGTACTGAGCACGGGGGAGAAGTCATTGCTCACCCCAGCGATTTCGAGCACCCTTCCAAACTTGAGCGAACTGTTCATCGGCTGCCCGTCTTCGCTGAACGAAGGTGAGACCGGTGTATGCACCGCGACGGCGTTGTGGAGCGACGGGTCGATGACACCTGTATTGCCTGCGTGGAGCGGTGGGTCCCCGTATGCCTCGATCGGCGCGGACGGCGTGCTGACCGCGGGGACGGTGACGGGAGACCAGTCGGCGATAGTGACGGCGGGCTACACGAACGCGGGAGTGACGCGGACGACAACCGCTACCGTGATGATCGTTGATCTTTCCGTCGTCACGATCATGGCGCCGAAAAACGTCAACGTGTCCGGTCCACTGGCGGACTCTCCCTCGCTGCCGATCCGCCTCGCCTGGGATCCCGTGGCGACCTACACCGACGGGACGCCGATCCCCTCGGGCGCCATTGTCGATTACTCGGCGTACTGGACCTCCGATTCCACCCTTTCCGAGAGCAGTCTGATACCGCTGGCTTCCACGACCCCCTCCCTTTCCGTGTACTTCGATCCGACCACGCAAGGAATGAAGCGCAACCAGCGCGTGTACTTCACGACCCGGGCGATGGACTCCACAGGGAAGAAATCCCACCTGTCCGCGTCCGTTCCGTGGAAGGTATCCAACTCCGGACTATCTTCTCCAAATAACGGCAGGATCAAAAAGAATTGAATCAGGAGGGTCCATCAAGAAGAAATAGCAATATGCGGCAATAATACCAAACACCAAACCCCTGTTTTGGCGAACATGCCAAATCGCGAGTGAACTTTCCTGCACTTTTCACCGTCCCCCAAAGAATGACAAACGTAACTAATTGAATATACGATTTATTCATTCGCATCGATTTATCAAAACATCGGTTTGCGGTTGGCACGGGGTTTGCCATATAGTATGAAATTACCGCTCATGGAGCCCTTATGCCGCTGCTTCGGATCGACGACATCAACCTCTCCTTCGGAGGGGTGAAGGCGATCAACGGGGTCTCGATCAACGTGGAGAAGGGGAGCATCCACGCGATCATCGGACCCAACGGCGCCGGGAAGACCTCGATCTTCAACTGCATCTCGAGCGTCTACAAGCCGCAGCGCGGCGCGGTCTACTTCGAGGACCGCAAGGTCACCGGGATGAAGCCGGACCAGGTGACCCACCTGGGCATCGCCCGCACCTTCCAGAACATCGCCCTCTTCCACCACATGACCGTCCTCGACAACCTGATGCTGGGCCGCCACCAGTTCATGAAGCGCGGGATCCTGACGGGCGGCATCTTCCTCGGGCCGGCCCGGACAGAGGAGATCGAGAACCGGAAGGCGGTCGAGGACATCATCGACTTCCTCGAGATCGAAAACATCCGGAAGAAACCGGTGGGGACGCTGGCCTACGGACTCCGCAAGAGGGTCGAGCTCGGCCGGGCGCTGGCGCTCAAGCCGAAGCTCCTGCTCCTCGACGAACCGATGGCCGGGATGAACCTCGAGGAGAAGGAAGACATGGCCCGCTTCATCATCGACATCAACGAGGAGTGGGGCGTCACGATCCTGCTGATCGAGCACGACCTCGGCGTCGTGATGGACATCAGCCACCGGGTGAGCGTCCTCGATTTCGGCGTGAAGATCTCGGAAGGGGAGCCGACGGAGGTCGCCAACGACCCGCGCGTCATCAAGGCGTACATCGGAGAGGATGACAGCTTCCTGCGGGAAATGGAGGCGCGCTGACCGGATGAAAGAGATCCTCAAGACCCACGGCACATTCCCGAAGCTCCTCGTCCGCAACGCGGAGGTTTTCGGCGACCGCAAGATCGCGATGCGAGAAAAGGAGTTCGGCATCTGGCAGGAGTTCAGCTGGAAGGAGTACCACGACCACGTCAAGTACTTCTCCCTCGGCATGGTTTCTCTCGGCCTCCAGGCCGGGGACAAGGTCGCCATCATCGGCGACAACCGGCCCGAGTGGGTGTGGGGCGAGGTGGCGGCGCAGGCGGCCGGCGCGGTCCCGCTGGGGCTGTACCAGGACTCGACGCTCAAGGAAGTGTCGTACATCATCGATCACTCCGACGCCTCCTTCGTGCTCGCCGAGGACCAGGAACAGGTCGACAAGATCCTCGACATGAAGGAGCAGCTCCCCAAGGTCCGCTACATCATCTACAGCGACCCGCGCGGGATGCGGGGGTACAAGCAGCCGTTCCTCCTCGATTTCAAGGAGGTCGAGAACTTCGGGCGGGAGCTCGAGCAGCGCGAACCGGGGCTCTTCGCGGAGAACGTCGCCAAGACAAAATACGAGGACCTCGCGTTCATCTGCTACACCTCCGGGACCACCGGCTTCCCCAAGGGGGCGATGCTGTCGTTCCGCAATTTCTTAAGCATGGCGGCGAACCTGATGGAGGTCGACAACAAGTACGAAAAGGACGAGTTCGTTTCCTTCCTGCCGCTGGCCTGGATCGGCGAGCAGATGATGTGCCTCTCCAGCGCCTTGCTCACCGGGTTCACGGTGAACTTCCCCGAGAAGCCCGAAACGGTGCAGGAGAACATCCGGGAGATCGGCCCCACCATCATGTTCTCTCCGCCCCGGATCTGGGAGAACATGACCTCCACGGTCCAGGTGAAGGTGATGGACGCTTCCGCGCTGAAGCGCTGGATGTACAACTGGGCGTTGCCCGTGGGATACGCGTACTCCGACGCCGTCTTTCGGAAGGAGGCGATCCCGCCGCTCCTGCGCCTGAAGCAGAAGCTGTCCTACGCGCTCGTCTTCCGAGCGCTGAAAGACCGGCTGGGACTGCTGCGCATCCGGTCGGCCTCGACCGGCGGGGCGGCGCTGGGCCCCGACGTCTTCAAGTTCTTCAACGCCATGGGCGTGAACCTCAAGCAGATCTACGGCCAGACGGAGATCTCCGGCATCTCGTGCATCCACCGCGAAGGCGACATCAACTTCGACTCGGTCGGCAAGCCGATCCCCGAGACCGAGATCAAGCTCTCCGACTCCGGCGAGATCCTGTCGCGCTCCCCGTCCGTTTTCCTCGGCTACTACAAGAACCCGGAGGAGACGGAAAAGACGTTGAGCGAAGGCTGGCTCCATTCGGGCGACGCGGGGTACTTCACCAAGGACGGCCACCTGGTCGTGATCGACCGCGTGAAGGACGTGATGCACCTGAACGACGCCACCCGATTCTCGCCGCAGTTCATCGAGAACAAGCTGAAGTTCTCCCCCTACATCAAGGAGTGCGTCTGTCTCGGGAACCAGCGCGACTTCATCGCGTCGATGATCTGCATCGACTATCCCAACGTTGGGAAATGGGCCGAGAGCCGCCGCCTCTCCTACACAACGTACACGGACCTCGCCGCGAAGCCGGAGGTGCTCGAACTCCTTGCGAAGGAGGTCGAAAAGGTGAACTCGACCCTCCCGGAGACGACGCGGGTGAAAAGGTTCGTCCCGCTCTACAAGGAGCTCGACGCGGACGACGACGAGCTGACCCGGACGCGCAAGGTGCGCCGGGCGTTCGTCGGGGAACGGTACAAGCACGTGATCGAGGCGATGTACGCAGGGGAAAACGCCATCCCGATCGACGCGACGATCAAGTACCAGGACGGCAAGACGTCGCGGATCAGGACGACGCTCACCATCCGGAACCTGTAGGGAGAGGACCCGCATGACGACGCAATACCTGTTGCAGCTCGTGATCAGCGGCCTGGTGGTCGGGAGCATCTACTCGGCGGTCGCGCTCGGGTTCGTCATCATCTACAAGGCCACCCGGGTGGTGAACTTCGCACAGGGGGAGCTCCTCATGGTGGGGGCGTACGTCTGCTACGCATTCCTCGTCCAGATGCACGTCCCCTTCGGAGTCGCTCTCCTGCTCACGATCCTCTTCTCGATGGTTCTCGCGATGACCATCGAGCGGCTGATCCTGCGGCCCATGATCGGCGAGCCGATCATCTCCATCATCATGGTGACGATAGGATTGTCCCTGGTGCTGCGGTCGGCGGTGTCGGTGGTCTGGGGGACGGACATCCTGGTGTACGAGCCGAAGCTCTTTCCGCAGGCCATGCTCATGGTGCTGGGGGTCCCCGTCTCCCTCGAGTTCGTCTGGTGTTTCGTGCTGTCGATTTTCCTTCTGGTGGTCTTCTCCATCTTCTTCAAATACTCGAAGGCGGGCGTCGCGATGCGGGCCACCGCCTTCAACCAGCAGGTTGCCCAGTCGATGGGGATCTCGGTCAAGAAAATCTTCGCCCTTTCGTGGATCATCTCCGCGGTGGTCTCCGGGATCGGCGGGGTCCTCATCGGGAACATCAACGGGATCAACAACACCCTCTATCATTTCGGCCTGAAAGTTTTCCCCGCGACCATCCTCGGCGGGCTCGACTCGATCCTCGGCGCGGCGCTGGGGGGGGTGATCATCGGGGTGCTCGAGAACCTCTTCGACGGGGCCTGCAGCACCTACTTCGACCTTGCCGGCGTGAAGGAGGTCGCCCCGTACGTCATCCTGGTCGTCATCCTTATGATCAAGCCGTACGGGCTGTTCGGCACGAAAGAGATCGAGCGGGTCTAAAGGACCGGCCGGAACGGAAAAAGGAGATCCACGAGATGCAGTATTGCGGCGACTTCAGGACCACCTACGAAAAGGACGTCAAGATCTTCGAGACGCCCTTCGTCAAGATCTGCATGGGGTTCCTGGGCGTCGCCCTCCTCGCGCTGCCGTTCCTGGTAAAGGGGGAGTACCTCTGGATCCTGATGCAGATCGTCATCGCGGTGATCGGCGCGGTGGGGCTCAATATCCTCACCGGGTTCACGGGTCAGATCTCCCTCGGCCAGGGGGCGTTCCTCGGCGTGGGGGCGTACACTTCCGCGTTCATCACCGCGAAGATGGGGCTGCCGTTCTGGGTCGGCGTTCCCGCGGCGGGATGCGTCACCGCCCTGGCGGGCATGATCTTCGGCATCCCTTCGCTGCGTCTGAAAGGTCTCTACCTCGCCATCGCGACGCTTGCCTCCCAGTTCATCCTCGAATGGGTCTTCCTGCGGTGGGAGCCGGTGACCGGGGGGAGCTACGGCATCGTGGTCCCGAGGCCCTCCCTCGGCGGGTATGTCTTCGACTCCGACCGCTCGTACTTCTACATCGTCCTGGTCATCGCGGCGGTGATGGTCCTGTTCGCGACCAACCTGATGCGGACCCGCACGGGACGCGCCTTCATGGCGGTCCGGGACCACTACATCTCGGCGGAGATCATGGGGATCAACATCTTCAAGTACCGGATCCTCTCCTTTGCCGTGTCGTCGTTCTACGCCGGGGTGGCGGGCGCGCTCTACGGGCATTCGCTGCGCTTCGTCTCCTCCGAGCAGTTCGGCATCAGCGTCTCGATCGTGTACCTCGCGATGATCATCATCGGGGGGCTTGGGAGCATCCTCGGGTCGATCTACGGCGCGGTCTTCATGATTCTGCTGCCGAAGCTGCTAACAGTGGTGACGACCCAGCTCGGAACGAGCTTCCCCGGGATCGCGGAAGTGGCCATCGCGCTGGAGCAGGGGGTCTTCGGCGGGATCATCGTCCTGTTCCTCATCTTCGAACCTGACGGACTGGCGCACCGCTGGAAGATGATCAAGGCATACTGGAAGTTGTACCCGTTTTCCTACTGAAAATGAAAAGGAAAGGAGGACGCGCTCGGGAACGGAGAATAGGATTCGGCGTGTCGAAGGCGGAGGGCAACGCGGCAACCAATCACGGGATCAGGGAGGGGAAAGCAAAGATGAAGAAGATGATGAAGATCGCTTCGATGGTCGCAGCGCTGGGGATGGTTCTGTCGGGTGTCGCATTTTCCGCGGAATCGATCAAGGTCGGGCAGCTGGCCGATCTGACCGGGCCTACCGGGGATGTCGGCAAGCCGTACGCCGAAGGAGTGCAGGCCTACAAGGAGTACGTCAACGCCCATGGCGGGATCAACGGCAAGAAGATCGACATGCAGATGTTCGACTACGCCTACAACAAGGACAAGGCGATCAACCAGTACAAGAAATACAAGGAAGACAAGGTCGTCGCGATCGAGGGATGGGGCACGGGCGACACCGAGGCCCTCACCGGCTTCGTCTCCGCCGACAAGATTCCCTACATTTCCGCGTCCTACTCGGCGCACCTGACCGACCCGAAGAAGGCGCCCTACAACTTCTTCGCCGCCGCCGACTACACCACCGCCCTGCGGGCGGGTCTGCAGTATCTCAAGGAAAGCTGGAAGGAGAAGCGGGCCCCCAAGATCGTCTTTATCTACCCGAACGTTCCGTACGGCATCTCACCGATCAAGGGCGGCAGGGAGTACGCCAAGGAACTGGGATTCGATGTGCTGAGCGACGAGAACGTCGACCTCAAGGCGATCGAGGCGAATTCCCAACTCCTCTCCGTGAAAAACAAGGGCGCCGATTTTGCCTGGATCGGCGGGACGACCAACTCGACGGCGGTCATCCTGAAGGACGCCAAGAAGCTGGGCCTTAAGACGAAGTTTTTCAGCAACATCTGGGGGATCGACGAGTCGACCCCGAAGCTGGCGGGCGGCGCGGAGGAAGGCGCGCTCGTGATGGCCGGATCGGTCCGGTACGGGGACAATGTCCCCGGAATGAAGCTTCTCACGTCGGTGCAGAAGACCCCGCAGGTGACGCACTACATCCGCGGATGGGTATCGATGATGGTCCTTGTCGAAGCGCTGAAGCGTGCCGACAAGGCCACCGGCGGCAAGATCACCGGTCCGGCGGTGAAGGATGCCCTGGAAACCTTCCGGGACTTCGATACGGGGGGGCTCGCCCCTGGGAAGATCACCTACACGGCGACCGATCACCGTCCCTTTATGTCGGTAAACATCATGGAGTTCCAGAAAGGGAAGCTCGTGATCAAGAAGACCGTGACGCTTCCGCGCAAGGCGGAGTGGCTGGGCCTCTGAGAGGGTAACGCGTTTGCGGACGGGGGGCGTTCGCCCCCCGTCCGGTTTCTTCCAATCCAAGGCGGGCGGGAACCGATGCTCAAGGTGAACAACATCGAGGTGATCTACTCGGACGTGATCCTCGTCCTCA is from Candidatus Deferrimicrobium sp. and encodes:
- a CDS encoding branched-chain amino acid ABC transporter permease; the encoded protein is MTTQYLLQLVISGLVVGSIYSAVALGFVIIYKATRVVNFAQGELLMVGAYVCYAFLVQMHVPFGVALLLTILFSMVLAMTIERLILRPMIGEPIISIIMVTIGLSLVLRSAVSVVWGTDILVYEPKLFPQAMLMVLGVPVSLEFVWCFVLSIFLLVVFSIFFKYSKAGVAMRATAFNQQVAQSMGISVKKIFALSWIISAVVSGIGGVLIGNINGINNTLYHFGLKVFPATILGGLDSILGAALGGVIIGVLENLFDGACSTYFDLAGVKEVAPYVILVVILMIKPYGLFGTKEIERV
- a CDS encoding branched-chain amino acid ABC transporter permease codes for the protein MQYCGDFRTTYEKDVKIFETPFVKICMGFLGVALLALPFLVKGEYLWILMQIVIAVIGAVGLNILTGFTGQISLGQGAFLGVGAYTSAFITAKMGLPFWVGVPAAGCVTALAGMIFGIPSLRLKGLYLAIATLASQFILEWVFLRWEPVTGGSYGIVVPRPSLGGYVFDSDRSYFYIVLVIAAVMVLFATNLMRTRTGRAFMAVRDHYISAEIMGINIFKYRILSFAVSSFYAGVAGALYGHSLRFVSSEQFGISVSIVYLAMIIIGGLGSILGSIYGAVFMILLPKLLTVVTTQLGTSFPGIAEVAIALEQGVFGGIIVLFLIFEPDGLAHRWKMIKAYWKLYPFSY
- a CDS encoding ABC transporter substrate-binding protein, whose protein sequence is MKKMMKIASMVAALGMVLSGVAFSAESIKVGQLADLTGPTGDVGKPYAEGVQAYKEYVNAHGGINGKKIDMQMFDYAYNKDKAINQYKKYKEDKVVAIEGWGTGDTEALTGFVSADKIPYISASYSAHLTDPKKAPYNFFAAADYTTALRAGLQYLKESWKEKRAPKIVFIYPNVPYGISPIKGGREYAKELGFDVLSDENVDLKAIEANSQLLSVKNKGADFAWIGGTTNSTAVILKDAKKLGLKTKFFSNIWGIDESTPKLAGGAEEGALVMAGSVRYGDNVPGMKLLTSVQKTPQVTHYIRGWVSMMVLVEALKRADKATGGKITGPAVKDALETFRDFDTGGLAPGKITYTATDHRPFMSVNIMEFQKGKLVIKKTVTLPRKAEWLGL